The sequence AAACTGGCTTAGTCTTGATTGACTCTTTGCGTAATGCTGTTTCTTTACGTTTTGCAGCTAAAGAGGCCTTAGCCTTTTTGGTATTGTCGGCCTTAACCTTGGCGATGGCACATGCTGGAGAGCAAACGGCTTGCATCGGTCTAACTGGGGCAAACAGAGCTTTGCACACTCGGCATTTCTTTTGCTTAACCTGACTCATGATCGACCACCAGCTAAGGCGCCTTTGAGCACATCTCCAAGTCTCATCGGTGCTGATCCACCTAATCCCCCTCCACTGCCATCACGGGCAGCAGCCTGTGCTGCCAGTAGTTGCTTGGCACCCTCGCCCAACTCAGGCCCAGCTGCCTGAGCCTTCGGAGCATCAGGCGGGACAACAGCAGGTCGTTGGTCAGCAACACGGTAAGTAGGCGCCTGTTTGGCAGCCTGAGCATTCAGCAGCCAGTCATGCTTAAACCCCACCCACCCTCGTTCAACACTGACCGTCACAGCCTGTTCTACACTCAGCCCTGCCTTGCTAGCCTCTCGCACAACGCCCTGCATCGCAGTCACGGTCAGAGTCTTGTTGCCACGGACAGTGATGTAATCCTCAGCCAGCTGGTCAGTCACGCCGTGCTCAGCAAGAATTGCCAAAGCTGCTTCGTGTTTGGTTTGTTTTGCAGATTTCTTTTGTTTATTTTCTATATCTTTTCTAGTGTCAGGGTTAGTGTTCTTATATGTCGGATTTATTTCCGAGTTTTCTCGGATATTTTTCCGAGTTTCTTCGGATTTATTTCCGTCACTCGGATTTATTTCCGAGTCTCGGAACGACCACTCTTTCCCTTTTTGAGTGATCGCCACCATGTCTTTTTGGCCTAATTTAATATGGTCAATTAAGCCCAATTTTTTTAGGTCCATCATGTGACGATAAACCGTGTCTGGCTTCGAATAAGCAACAGGCAACTCTTTAATAACTTCGTTGCGTGATGCCCAGTAGTAAACCTTGCCATCAATAAAGGATTCCTCTGCCCAGCCCGGTAGTTGGCTTAGCAAGTCCATCAAAGCGCCCTGAGTAAGGTTTAACCCCCACTCAAGGCACTTTTCATTATTGATGTTTGAGAAGTATTTCATTTATCAGCCCTGCCGATCTTGATTTTCTATTTTGAATATGTCATTATTCATTTGTGTTTTCCCCTATTTCAAAACACATGATTAGCCACTGTTCACGCAGTGGCTTTTCTTTCATCTGCTATTCAAGTCAATTTTTATCTGTAAAAGCTGCTGTAAAAGCTCATCACAAGCAGCCATCACCAATACACTCTCAGTGCGCGTCACCGACTCGCCTCCGTTGCCATGCGGGTCTACGGCTTCAATCACTGCTTTTGATACACCACCCATGTAGGCAGATAACCGGTTAGCTGCTGCCATAAGGTTGTCCGTTGTGATTTCTCCATTAAACTTTGGGATATCAACCAGCATGAGGCCTTGGCGTGCAGCCATCTCGGTTAAAATTAAATGCTTTGAATCACGATCCTGCAGGTCTTGGCTGTCTTCAATGTTCAGTTTGTGGCCATTTTGATTTAGCTTATTGTTTACAATCACAGGGCTTTTGCCCGTCATGTGTGCAAAGCCAGTAATGCCCCCGCGGACATTCAACGCAGCATCCTTATGTGCTCGGTAAAGACTTTCGTAGTCGTCACTCATGACATTTCTCTTTCTTCAAACGTGTTATTGCGTGGATGGGTTGTTAAGCTGTCGATGTTAGGCAGCAATCAGCTCAGGCCAATTTTCATGCCAATCATGAGGGCGCAACATTTTTCGGTTAATTAATCCGCTTGTTTCAGCCTCAATTCGTACACAAAGCTTTGTACCAAGTGGCCGCTTAGTTGATGCGGATTTTCGGAGGTAATTAATGCTCGTCTGAGTATTTCGCTCAAACTCCTCTCTCCCTGCCTGGCTTAAAGAATTCAAAAATTTTATTAACTCTTCCATGGTAATTTTCCTATTACTAATTGGTAATATTATTACCCAAAACAAAATCAAGATCAACACCTTTTGGTGTTTTACCTTTTTAGTAATTATTGAGAGAATAACGACTGCATCTTAAGAGGCTACTAAATGACAACGGCAGATATTCGCAGAGCGAATTTAAAAAAATGGATTGATGAAAAGCACAATGGCACACAGGCCAGCTTTGTTGCGCTAACTGGCATTAACCAGGGCGAGCTATCAGGGCTTCTAAATAAAAAGTCCTTCGGAGAGAAAAAAGCTAGATCCCTAGAAAAGATTGCGGGCATGCCTGAAATGTGGCTAGACACCCCAGTGATAACAAAGGAGTCTAACGTCAGCGATATCGGCCGCCCTCACCTATGGAGTAGCAACGACCCATTACCTGAAGAGGATTATGTCTTTTTGCCATTCTACAAAGACATTGCCCTTTCTGCCGGCACGGGCTGCTTTTCTACGGATGACCACAACGGCTATAAGCTGCCATTTGCTAAATCAACACTAAGACGCCATAACGTTCAATACGACCAAGCTGTATGTGTAACCGTGAGCGGCAACTCAATGGAGCCAGTCCTACCAGACGGCACGACCGTTAGCGTGAACATGGCCGACAAACGCATCGTGGACGGCAAGATTTACGCTATTTGCCAAGGTGACATGCTTCGAGTGAAGCGCCTTTATGCTCTACCTGGTGGGAAAGTCCGCATTAGTAGCTATAACGGTGATGAACACCCAGACGAAATCGAGCCTACTGGTGATGTCGAGATCATTGGCCGTGTATTTAATTGGTCAGTCATGGACGTGTAGAACTCAAACGATATGTAGGAGCTATACAGGGCCGACAATCCCAACTGAGCACTTTAAACAACAGAAAACCCCTCTTTTGAGGGGTGTTTTTTTGCTTTGGCCATTGTCATCTATTCATATCACATATTGAATTATTATTATGATAGTATTGTTTCGGATTTTAGGTTACTCGTCACTCTACAAGGCAAAGAATGAATAATAAACTCAGGAGAGTGATGGTACTGTCTCAGGCTGGAGGTGTGCCTGAGGGTGTTCTTGGAGACTAACTTCTAACTATTTAAAATAGAGGCTGCAAGTTGAATATTAAAACCATAACCGATCAAGATTTAGACGATCTTATTAAATGCCATAAAAGGGCAACTAAAAATGCCAGGGATATCCCTGATAAGCGGCATATAAAAAAAGACTTTTCTTTAGTCGCCAGCAAATACCCTGAGTATAAGTTCACTCTCTACATTAGGCATAGCCTTGAGATGGAGGATGATTATACTGTGGGCCTAAGGGTTAGCCTACCCAAAGAAAAAAATCCCTTAACTCTAGTAAGATTTAATGGTAGTAGCCATGGGCATAAAAATGTACTAGAGGATGAGTCATTTCCTTTTAATGAACATATTCACAAAGCAACTGAGCGCTATATCAAAGCGAAGCTAAAAGCTGAGGGATACGCCCTAGTCACAGATCAATACACCACTGTTGAAGGAGCCTTGCTTCACGCCTGTGAAATATGCAATATTACAGGTATACTTGCTAATACAATATCAGCGGCCAATCAGGACTTGTTTAACTAAAATGATTACAGCAGAACACATCGAAAGAATATTGTGCACCAGCTTTTGCACAGATATTCAAACCAGAGAACGAAAAGATGGATGGATACAAGTATCCACCCCTTTCGTTGGTCGCGATGGTGATATCTACAACATTTTCTTAAAACAAAAAAATGGTATTGTTAGAGTATCTGACCGCGGTTCAACCATTATGCGGCTAAGTTATGAGACAGACTTAAAGACTTTAACTGGTGCACGACAAGAAACTTTGATTCAAATTACGGATGAACAAGGTGTCTTATATGATGATGGTGAGATTTACACAGAAACGATTGCGAGCAATATAGGCAGTGCTGTTTTTAAACTTGGACAAGCACTAACAAGAGTGTCAGATATTGGCCTCTGGTCCGCAGGAAGAATTAAGTCAACATTTTACGAAGACTTAGAATGCACACTTGATGATATTCTAGACAAGCATAATATTCATAAGGATTATTGTATCCCAGACCAGGTTAATTCAAGCAACTATCCTATTGACTATTACCTACAAGGGGAAAGTAGCAAACCATTGTATTTATTTGGTGTACCCGACTCATCAAAAGCAAGGCTAACAACAATTGTTTTAAAACAATTAGAAGTATGGAATCAAAATTTTGATTCTATCGTTGTCTTAAGCAAGATGGATGATATACCAAAATCTGATTTAGCTAGACTTATGGATGCTGCCAATGACATAGTCCCCTCAATAAGTGACACAGCTTCTATCCACAAGAAAATTAATCACCGACTATCTGCATAAATCCCCCTCACTCGAGGGGGATTTTTTTGCCCACAGAAAAGCCCCAGGAGTGTGTGAGTCCTGAGGCTGCTGGGTCTCTCTCTAAGCTAGTTGCTAATTGCGGCTTAACCTAGATGTAAAATTATACCTATCAAATATCATATGTAAATAAGCCATTTATACTAGGGCCATGACACAACGACTCAAAAGCCTACTAAATGAAATACCCCAACAACTAAGGTCACAAAGTTATTGGGGTAAGTGGGCCGCTAGGCATTATGGCAATGAAACAGCCCATAGTTACTATACTCTTTCCCTTGAAATGAATAACTACTCATGAAGTATTAAATCTTTTGTATAACCCAAAAAAAGACCCAAACACCAATCAGGGTGCCTGGGCATCAAGGAAATATAATGAATAAACATAGGACTGCAAAAACACGGTCAAGTTTCAAGAAGTAATCATTTTTTATAAGTCACCTCCCTGCTCAGCCTCTATGTAATTTTCTCAAGTCAATAAAATACCCCAGCGTTAGCGAGACACGCTGGGGTAAGTGGGCTCTCTCTGAGTCATACTTTAAAACTCAACCCAATATTAGCTTATCATTCCAAAAGCATTAAAATCAACAAAATTTAAAATAACCAATTGATATATTTAGATATGTATCTTTTATGTCGTAAATATATTTACAACATCTATGCATAAATTCAGTACGGAACCTCTTATAAAGATCGTATGCATGAATTAATTAAATCACTTAAGACCACTGAGAGGTGGCCTTTTTTCTATATGTTGTAAAAATATCACCTAAAAATTACCATTTATATATCTTTTTAAATCAAATAATTACCAAATAAATTACTTTCACCTCCATTTAAATTACCTTTTGGTATTGATAAATCAATTACCGTTTAGTAATATAACCCCATCGAATCAGCGCAGCACTGGCAGGACAGACTGGTTCATCGGTCTTTAACAGTTACATACGCAATAGCCAGCCTTCCACTTGAAAGCATCCAAGTGAGTACATACAAAGGTAATACTTTGGGGTAAGTCGAACAAATGGCTATGAACACGTATTCAACGTGGCGACAGTGGACGTACTCAAATACAGGGGACGGAGACACGGCAAAGATGAATAGCAGCCAAGGCGAAACTTGGACGGTGCCAGTGCCGCGACTGGATCGGCTTATGCGAAAACGAACCTACAAATGGTCGATTTGGCTAGATATAAAAGCAGTAGCATATGGGACTGTAGCTCAGATGGTAGAGGGGCTTATGAGGGTTTGCCAGGGGTGGCTTTTCCCTCTCTTGCACGGTCGCAGGTTCGAGTCCTGCCAGTCCCTACCAAGACTTTAAATTGAAGCACTCAGAACAGAGTGCTTTTGTGTGAGGTTTTATTTATAGGCGCTTCCATGAGCCATATAGTGGTCCTTCACTATTTGGTGAAAGCAATTATGCAACTCATAGTAATCGCTTTGTTTAATTTGAAATATAACTTTTCTTTTTGAGAGAGTAAGAGTAACCATATCAGTGTTATCAAATTTTATCGGCTCAAAATTCTCATACAGATAGAGCATTACTACGTTCACCTCATCCTCAGACAGGTCAAGAAAAACTTTCTTCGCCTGAGCTTCTGCTGACTTGATGCGCTTTTTTTCGATGCGGGAAGATAGTGATTTCCCTAACCAACTAAAAGCAAGAACGGTTAAGTCAACCAACGCATAAGATATAGCGAAGGTTAGGGCCAGCGTAGTTAATGACCCTGACCCAAACGGAAGGCTTCGTGGCACCAGATCGAGCCATGACTCTGGAGCAAGAAGGTAGAGAACTAGAGTTAATAAAATCGTGTACATCATTTTCCCCAAGGGGACTTTATTAAAAATAATTTCAATTAGCCTAATAAAATCCATAGTTGCAATTTCTCTAGTTGTGTGGGGATGGCTAATTATGCCTTAAATTTCGTTGTGTGGGGACATGACGAAAAACTATCGGACTCAGAGCCGACAAGTCCAGTAAAAGGCTGGCATCAATGATTAAAGCCCATTACGGTGGGCTTTTGTGTGAAGTTTTCAACGAAAGTAATCTAAGACAAATCACCCAAAAGGAGCAGCATCCATGAGCACTAAGAAATCACCCCTCACTTTAAAGCTAACCGGCGCCGAAATTAAAAACCTACGTCGCAGACTTGGCCTTAACCAAGCAGCCTTCTGGTCACCTGTTGGCGTAACCCAGTCAGGTGGCAGCCGCTACGAATCAGGGCGAAACATCCCTACCCCAACAGCCATGATGATTCATCTTGTTTACTTGGCTAAAACCCCTGCTGACGACCTTCAGTCACACAAGAAGGTCTGGGCATTGGCAAAGTAGTGAAAATTGACTGGCCATCATCTGGTGGCCTCACGCATGGGCATTCAATCTTTTAATGGAATATCTATTAAGTCCGTTGCGTAATCGAATGAGTGCCCAGCCGTGAGTTTTAGACTTTTTAGAATAAACACCAGTACTCGCAAATTATTTTATGGAGTAGATAAGTACTGAATGACGGCATCGGCATCCAAAAAGGAAACATCGATTATTTGGCAATAGTTTTTAGATTCAATATGAGCGCCGACCAACTCTTTCACAGCGGAAGCTGAATAATTAGTATCTATATGCCATATAGACCCTTGCACCTTTTGGATGGCACCTAGACCGCCAATGGCCCTCTCTAAGGAGGGCAAGCATTTGATGGCACATGGATAGCACGCTATAACGAAGCTATACATCTAGACACCTTCTAGTGGTATGTGGTTTGAAGTTTTTATTGTTCTAAATGATTATATTAAAATCATTAAAACTGAGTACTTCTTTTAGTCATTAAGTATAATCATATTATATATATCATTTATAAACAAATATATATAACCATTAGATCGATCAAGAAATTAAACCATTCCAAAGTAGTTTTTATACCCAAACCGATTTGACATTTGTACAACAAGCTCACAAAAAACTATATTAAATATTTGATTTTTAATGAACTTGTTATAATTTAGAGTAAACTGACTTTGCGCATTACGCACTTTATGCGCAGTAGTGCTTCTGGCCATCCAAGCTAATCCAACTTGGGTGGCCTTTTTTTATGGGTGAACGATATGACTAAACGAATCTTCTACTGGCTCGGCCCTCTTCTCCTGTTCTTTGTATGGGGCTTCATAGACCACGCAGTGCCAGCCACGCCACCGCCAATACCAACGCAAAGCCCAGTCGGTGAAATCCTCACAGCGGTCGATACAGAGCTGAACTATCGAAGCCTGTACCGCAATGTGACTGTCGATCAGCTGATGATGGGAAATATCTGTATTGAAATTAATGATAACGAATGCGAGGTGTACCGATGAAACAACCAACAATTGAATTGAGCGTGAATGCTGTGCTGAATATGGTGCCAAAGGATGGCCTGCCGCTCTTACAGGATTATGCGCGAAAGAAGCGAACACCAGATCAGGTAATGCTTCAGATGGAAGCCAAAAAACATATTGATGAAATACCAATGAGTGTCCGTGAGTTTCTAGCATCAATTGATGGTCCCCACTGGTTGCCAAATAACGGGCGAGACTGGGTTCCGACTTTCACGTCAAGAAATGATGGGAGAGAGTGATGCAATTAGTACAACCGACATCAATGGCCAATGATTGGCACAAGAGCCGTTTACATGAAGACTGGGCATCACACCCACTGCAACAGCTAATTGATAATGTTGCCTACTGGGAAAGCCGGCAGGCAGAGCATGCTGCCGATAAATTTCTTCTTGGTGAGCGCAGTGCAATGTACCAAGTCATTCATCTTAAATGGCGTATTGAAAACAAAAAACACAGACCCGAATAAGGGTCTTTTTTATTGGATAACGATTATGGACTGGCAACAATTCTACGAGCAAAACCAGCGCCAACAGGAATATGAAGAAAGGCAAGATAATGGAAAATAACGTTCAGGCTATCTATAAAGCCATCAGCAATATCTCAAATGACCTACTGACAGGCATATCCAAAGGGCAAAAAAACGTACAGCAGGGCTTTATGTTTCGGGGAATTGACTCCGTCTATAACGCCCTTGCCCCTGCTTTGGTAACTCATGGGTTACTCATCATCCCTCGCATGACTGAGCGCACAGTAACAGAGAGGGTTACAAAAAACGGCGGCGTATTATTTTATGTAACAGTGAAAGCCGAGTTCGATTTTATTGCAGTGTCCGATGGCAGCAAACTGACTGTATCAACATATGGCGAGGCAATGGATAGCGGTGACAAGGCTACAAACAAAGCCATGTCTATTGCTTATAAGTATGCGGCCTTTCAAACATTCTGCATCCCTACGGAGGATAACTCCCTAGACCCTGATGCTACCACCCACAAGGATGTACAGCCTGAGCTACCAAACGATGCAAGACAGTACATTGATAGCGTACACATGCTAGAGACGATGGAGAGCATTAAAAGTGCCTGGCTCGTTATGAACGAAAAGTATGCAAAGAATGAATACGTGATGAGCCACATTAATGACGCAACCAACCGCCGTAAGAAAGAAATTACCCAACCCAGTGAAGTCAAAAAGGATGCCGCATAATGTCAGTAAATAAAGTAATCCTGCTAGGCCACCTTGGCCGTGACCCTGAAATTCGCTACATGCCTAATGGTGACCCAGTAGCCAACTTCTCAATTGCCACCAGCGAGCAATGGCGCGATAAGTCTGGTGAGCGCGTGACCCGTACCGAATGGCACAACATCACCCTGCATCGCCGCCTGGCTGAAATTGCTGGCCAGTACCTAACCAAAGGGGTCATGGTCTACATTGAAGGCCGAATCCAGTCACGGAAATATACCGGCAAGGACGGCGTTGAGCGCGTGGCCTACGACATTATTGGCAACGAGATGAAAATGCTCGGGGGTCGCGGCAACGGCCAGCAGCAAGAGTCTGGAACTGGCCATCAGGCTGAACTGCCAAGACGGCAGCAGACTAAACCTGCCCCAGTCATGGACGACTTGGATGACGACATCCCATTTTAGACTTGAATTTATTACAAAATCAAAACAGCCCTTATACAGGGTTAGGTACAATTAGCCTCTCTTAAAGTTAGATAGATAATTATTAATTCGCTTGATGTAACCTATCAGTTCAAGATCCCTATTCATATGAGAGCAGAGAATCTTTTGAAAATCCTTATTCTCATCCTCCCAGTTTCGACCAAACATAGAAACACTAATATTCCTAGCTCTTACGTCAGATAGTTCGCCTGTTTCTATTCTTTTTATGTTCATTCTAAATACGGAAACCAAGGCTTTTAATTGATAGATTTTGATCATGAGTTCATTTCTTGCATCTTCACTCAAGAAAGCTGTACTTTTAATATAACCTTCTTCAACAGCAGTTAATTGATAGTGAAATTTAACCCTCATCTTTTCTAGAGTTTCAAAATCTTCAGACTGATGGGATGCCATATTAAATTTATAAGCATCAATCAATATCGTAGAATTTAAACTGATAAGATTTGCATAGTTTTCCTCTTTGCGAGACCACCATTTTTGCCTATAGTAATTTTTCAATGTTACATTAACTGTAAAAAAAACTCCTAATAGAGCGATAGCTGATGGAATTATCAACTTAAGAAGGTCTGCAATAGCCTGGCTATCCATATTCATCACCTTAAATAAAAATTTACCAATCATATCACCAAGCACCTTAAGGGTGCTTTTTTCGTATGCGAAAGGAAATTTATATGACTAAAACTCAACACCGCCGTCGTTTATGGAACTGGCAGGCAGTTATCAAGTCTCAACGCAACTTAACCAAGGAAATGAAACATGAATAAATCAGAACTAATTGACGTAGTAGCAGCAAACTCAGGCCTAACTAAAGCTGACGCAGCCAAAGCTGTCGATGGTTTCACCAAGGCTGTAACAGACACCCTAGCAAAGGGTCAGGAAGTCGCTATCTTAGGCTTTGGAACCTACAAAGTAAGTGAGCGTGCAGAGCGTCAAGGCCGCAACCCAGCCACTGGCGAAGCTCTTACCATTGCTGCTGCAAAAGTGCCAACTTTCAAGGCTGGCAAGGCTCTGAAAGATGCGCTGAACTAAGCAGAATTACAGTAACCCACAAGCCCTCATATGAGGGCTTTTTTATTGAGGTGAGTATGAATGATCGACAGCTTAAGAAAATGTCACGAGCCGCGGCGGACTGGTTTATTGATGAAAAAATTCGCTCACATGGCGAAGTGTTGTTTGATGCCGAAATTGGCAGGTGGGTTTGGTTTTCAGATTTAATAGAAGGTGATTACGATGAGATAGATTGCATTGACATGGCCTTTTGTGATTTCGTTGTGGAGCTAACTAACTGGGACGAATCAAATTGGGAAGAAGTAAAGCCTGCCTACCCAAAAGGCTTCTTCTCATTGTCACAGCACAAGCGCCTGCTCTACGCCATCAATTATCTTAAAACACACGCCACCAATTAGGTGGCTTTTTTTATGGGAGTTTGAAATGCATCCGTTAGATATTTTAGCGTACCAAAAACAATTTAAACCCAACTATCACGCAGCAGCCAAAACCTACAACGACCCTCCCCGCCAACCACGCCCAGACAGACCTAAAGACTGGTGCCGTATCGCAAAAGAAGCTCGACAAAAAGCAATTGAAAATGGTGAAAAAACATACCAGACCAGCTGGGCATGCCGAAACGGGCACCTGGCTCCACAATACACCAGCACGCAAAAGTGCATAGTGTGCACAGCTGGGAACTACAAAAAGAAAGGCAAACAATGACAAAAATAGGCGTCTTTCATTCACGCAAAACAGCTTTTCAGCGTGGCCTATCAAGCGACAAACAAATCCTGATTATCGAAGTCGGCCTATTCTGCAAAAGCAAGAAAGGCTTGGATGTGATCTTTGAAGCACGCGAGTTCACGGATAAAGAACTGGCCCATGCTTACTATAAAGAGTTAAGCGAAAGGCACCTGCAATGAGGCACAACAAGCCGGCCGTGACACTGGGCCGCCAGTTCAACGCAAAGTCGATCATCGAAGGCTTACCCTACTCTAATGCACGCAATGCTGATAAGCGGCTTGCACGGCTTAGAAAGCGGCATGATTTAGATCGCAAGTTCAAAGAAGCAATCACAGATATTTTGGGGTGATATGAAAACTTACACGCATGAAGAGTTAAACCATATGGCAAATAATAATTATGCCTTTATTACGCCAGACCAGACAAATGCTGTATATGTTGGCCTGACATCTGGCGGTGCTTTTAAGTTTATAGATGGATTTCGCAGCTACTATGCTAGCAAATCCCTTTCCGTTTTCGGCGGCCACATCACACCGGAGCCACCAGAAAATGGCTAGATGGCGCTCAATCAAACGGCCACCAAAACACAGCCGCAACATTTGGATCAACACCGAAAGCGGTAAGTATCTAGGCATGTATGGCTTAGCAAGCGGCACTTTCTATATTTTAACCAGCAACACGTCAGAGACGGCCAAGATGGCCAAAGGCGTGCTGGGGTGGCGGGAGGTTTAAGCATGTGTGAGTATTGTGATGGCGTTAAAAAATTAATTTCAGTCGCTACTGGTTTTTACTTTAGTGAAGTTGAGATTTTTAATTCACACCTATGCATAGATCAGGGCCAGTATTACAACGGGCATACTGAATCAATTAAAATCAACTACTGCCCCATGTGCGGCGATAAATTAGGGGCCAATGATGACTGTAAAGATTAGACCAAAAAGCCATACCGCATTTATGTGGTTTATCAATAATAAGCATGAGCTAGTTGTTGATGACTCTCCATCCAAGGTCGTCTCAAATCAAAAAGGAGTTGTTGAGTTTGAAAATGGCATGGAGTGCACAAGTGACAATTTTGATGACTCATGGGTTCCAGTGAATGATTGGCACCTGAGAAAGATTAAAACACTTTTACAAATTCTGGTGGATCAGCTGCCGGCACTGGGCGGCTGGCCCGAAGGGGTTGAATGGTATTCCCAGCTTGACGATGGGTGCGCTTATCTTAAGTTTAATGGAGCCATTCCGCACCACCTTATTGGAGGGCGCCTTCAGTTGGCATCCGATCAGGCAAGCGCCATCGTCACTAAAGAGCAATACGAAGCCGCGCTAAATAGATAACGACACGAATGTAATGAACAACCACCCGCCACTAGGCGGTATTTTTTTGGACAATGAAAATGAAAAACCTAACCCTTGGCCAACAGATGCGCCAACAAGATTTTGGCTTTAGAGATGAAGTGATCATTGACCTATTCGCTGGCGGCGGTGGCGCCAGTGTCGCCATTGAGCAGGCGACTGGTCTATTCGTTGATGCTGCCTGCAATCATGATGAAGAAGCCATTGCAATGCACACAGTAAACCATCCTCAAACAAAACATTATCAAGCGGATGTGTTTGAAGTAGACCCGAGAGAGGCGTGTGCCGGCTACCCTGTCGGCCTCTTACATCTAAGCCCTGACTGCACTCATCACAGCCAAGCAGCTGGTGGTCAGCCCCGTGACAAAGTGATTCGATCATTGGCTTGGGTCGGCAAGCGTTGGGCGGGCCAAGTAAAGCCGCGCGTCATCACTCTAGAAAACGTCGAGCAAATTCTTAAATGGGGCCCACTTGTGGCGAAGCGAGACAAGGTGACAGGCCGCGTTATCAAGCTAGACCGATCAG comes from Neisseriaceae bacterium CLB008 and encodes:
- a CDS encoding phage regulatory CII family protein, yielding MSDDYESLYRAHKDAALNVRGGITGFAHMTGKSPVIVNNKLNQNGHKLNIEDSQDLQDRDSKHLILTEMAARQGLMLVDIPKFNGEITTDNLMAAANRLSAYMGGVSKAVIEAVDPHGNGGESVTRTESVLVMAACDELLQQLLQIKIDLNSR
- a CDS encoding helix-turn-helix transcriptional regulator — its product is MTTADIRRANLKKWIDEKHNGTQASFVALTGINQGELSGLLNKKSFGEKKARSLEKIAGMPEMWLDTPVITKESNVSDIGRPHLWSSNDPLPEEDYVFLPFYKDIALSAGTGCFSTDDHNGYKLPFAKSTLRRHNVQYDQAVCVTVSGNSMEPVLPDGTTVSVNMADKRIVDGKIYAICQGDMLRVKRLYALPGGKVRISSYNGDEHPDEIEPTGDVEIIGRVFNWSVMDV
- a CDS encoding DUF1828 domain-containing protein, which produces MITAEHIERILCTSFCTDIQTRERKDGWIQVSTPFVGRDGDIYNIFLKQKNGIVRVSDRGSTIMRLSYETDLKTLTGARQETLIQITDEQGVLYDDGEIYTETIASNIGSAVFKLGQALTRVSDIGLWSAGRIKSTFYEDLECTLDDILDKHNIHKDYCIPDQVNSSNYPIDYYLQGESSKPLYLFGVPDSSKARLTTIVLKQLEVWNQNFDSIVVLSKMDDIPKSDLARLMDAANDIVPSISDTASIHKKINHRLSA
- a CDS encoding super-infection exclusion protein B, with the protein product MYTILLTLVLYLLAPESWLDLVPRSLPFGSGSLTTLALTFAISYALVDLTVLAFSWLGKSLSSRIEKKRIKSAEAQAKKVFLDLSEDEVNVVMLYLYENFEPIKFDNTDMVTLTLSKRKVIFQIKQSDYYELHNCFHQIVKDHYMAHGSAYK
- a CDS encoding helix-turn-helix domain-containing protein, which gives rise to MSTKKSPLTLKLTGAEIKNLRRRLGLNQAAFWSPVGVTQSGGSRYESGRNIPTPTAMMIHLVYLAKTPADDLQSHKKVWALAK
- a CDS encoding ERF family protein, which codes for MENNVQAIYKAISNISNDLLTGISKGQKNVQQGFMFRGIDSVYNALAPALVTHGLLIIPRMTERTVTERVTKNGGVLFYVTVKAEFDFIAVSDGSKLTVSTYGEAMDSGDKATNKAMSIAYKYAAFQTFCIPTEDNSLDPDATTHKDVQPELPNDARQYIDSVHMLETMESIKSAWLVMNEKYAKNEYVMSHINDATNRRKKEITQPSEVKKDAA
- a CDS encoding single-stranded DNA-binding protein; translation: MSVNKVILLGHLGRDPEIRYMPNGDPVANFSIATSEQWRDKSGERVTRTEWHNITLHRRLAEIAGQYLTKGVMVYIEGRIQSRKYTGKDGVERVAYDIIGNEMKMLGGRGNGQQQESGTGHQAELPRRQQTKPAPVMDDLDDDIPF
- a CDS encoding HU family DNA-binding protein, translated to MNKSELIDVVAANSGLTKADAAKAVDGFTKAVTDTLAKGQEVAILGFGTYKVSERAERQGRNPATGEALTIAAAKVPTFKAGKALKDALN